One Candidatus Krumholzibacteriota bacterium DNA window includes the following coding sequences:
- a CDS encoding response regulator gives MSVSILVVDDDPNVVEILTESFRGKGYDTECAHDGDEALRKYDEFQPDLVLLDVMLPGRDGFRVCDDIRSRDIHRDIPIIMISADTIHEKMLRGFSSGAQDYIKKPFSLKEIHLKVENFISQASHRRGLREQNLILEDEVQKGHADYMRINRELKKKVLDMQTLFGLSQDLNRLLDPDELIHVFALTVIGQLGLSSVVFFYAAQDRDEYLTYGGGKGVQENVLHTVRLARTSGLAAYLRGIDDIADLDDAAIPGEALQEARFMADLGFSRCYPLIVKEKLLGIVFIGAKINGQLYTDSDDDIFKSICRSAATGLENSRLYLELQSTYLSTIKVLVSTIEAKDSYTRGHTERVALYATLIAEEMGLSKRDREIVSFGAALHDIGKLGVYEDILNKPGELTENEWEIVRSHPEVGANIIKDMPFLSDACDLVRHHHERLDGNGYPDKLDGNEISLGARIVAVADSFDAMTSDRPYREAFDFDEAFRQLKKQGEKFDLSIVSYLEEIVRKGKIRQMQPA, from the coding sequence GTGAGCGTCAGCATACTCGTGGTCGACGACGATCCCAACGTCGTGGAAATCCTGACCGAGTCCTTCAGGGGCAAGGGCTACGATACCGAGTGCGCGCACGACGGCGACGAGGCGCTCCGCAAGTATGACGAGTTCCAGCCCGATCTCGTCCTGCTCGACGTCATGCTTCCCGGCAGGGACGGCTTCAGGGTCTGCGACGACATCCGGTCCCGCGACATCCACCGCGACATCCCGATCATCATGATCTCGGCGGACACGATCCACGAGAAGATGCTCCGCGGCTTCAGCTCCGGCGCGCAGGACTATATCAAGAAGCCCTTCTCGCTGAAGGAGATCCATCTCAAGGTAGAGAACTTCATCTCGCAGGCGAGCCATCGCCGCGGTCTGCGCGAGCAAAACCTGATCCTCGAGGACGAGGTGCAGAAGGGGCACGCGGATTACATGCGGATCAACCGCGAGCTCAAGAAGAAGGTCCTCGACATGCAGACGCTCTTCGGTCTCAGCCAGGACCTCAACCGCCTCCTCGATCCCGACGAGCTGATCCACGTCTTCGCCCTCACGGTGATCGGGCAGCTCGGTCTCTCCTCTGTCGTCTTCTTCTACGCCGCGCAGGACCGGGACGAGTATCTCACCTACGGCGGGGGCAAGGGGGTCCAGGAAAACGTCCTGCACACCGTGCGGCTCGCCCGGACGAGCGGACTCGCCGCATATCTCCGCGGGATCGACGACATCGCGGACCTCGACGACGCGGCGATTCCCGGCGAGGCGCTGCAGGAGGCGAGGTTCATGGCGGACCTCGGCTTCAGCCGCTGCTACCCGCTCATCGTGAAGGAGAAGCTGCTCGGGATCGTCTTCATCGGGGCGAAGATCAACGGGCAGCTGTACACCGACTCGGACGACGACATCTTCAAGTCGATCTGCCGGTCGGCGGCGACGGGCCTCGAGAACTCCCGCCTCTACCTCGAGCTCCAGTCGACGTATCTCTCGACGATCAAGGTGCTCGTCTCGACGATCGAGGCGAAGGACTCGTACACGAGGGGTCATACGGAGCGGGTCGCCCTCTACGCGACGCTCATCGCCGAGGAGATGGGGCTCTCGAAGCGCGATCGCGAGATCGTGAGTTTCGGGGCCGCGTTGCACGACATCGGCAAGCTCGGCGTGTACGAGGACATCCTCAACAAGCCGGGGGAACTGACCGAGAACGAATGGGAGATCGTCCGCAGTCATCCCGAGGTGGGCGCGAACATCATCAAGGACATGCCCTTCCTCTCCGACGCGTGCGATCTCGTGCGGCATCACCACGAACGACTGGACGGCAACGGGTATCCCGACAAGCTCGACGGCAACGAGATCTCCCTCGGCGCGCGCATCGTCGCCGTCGCCGATTCCTTCGACGCGATGACGAGCGACCGTCCCTACCGTGAAGCATTCGATTTCGACGAGGCCTTCCGCCAGCTGAAGAAGCAGGGAGAGAAATTCGACCTCTCGATCGTCTCCTATCTCGAGGAGATCGTGCGGAAAGGCAAGATCCGGCAGATGCAGCCGGCGTAA
- the cdaA gene encoding diadenylate cyclase CdaA gives MNPYNYNLIIDIIDVVFVSLVFYRLLLLFKGTRATQMFVGLFLLILISFIAQWLNLNALNWILNSLKTVWVIGFVILFQPELRKALTQLGQNRILGLFLKVEESGTISEIVKACQQLAAKRIGAIVVIERDVGLKNYVETGTRLDARVSAEILGTIFTPPGPLHDGAVIIEKSRIVAAGCILPLSQNPRLVRSLGTRHRAGLGLSEESDAVVIIVSEETGLISLAHHGKLTRKLDINSLRNQLVGIIGIKAEDAVATD, from the coding sequence GTGAACCCCTACAACTACAATCTCATCATCGACATCATCGACGTCGTGTTCGTCTCCCTCGTCTTCTACCGGCTGCTTCTGCTCTTCAAGGGCACGCGGGCGACGCAGATGTTCGTCGGGCTCTTCCTGCTGATCCTCATCTCCTTCATCGCGCAATGGCTGAACCTCAACGCGCTGAACTGGATCCTCAACAGCCTCAAGACCGTGTGGGTGATCGGGTTCGTGATCCTCTTCCAGCCGGAGCTCCGCAAGGCGCTCACGCAACTCGGCCAGAACCGCATACTGGGCCTCTTCCTCAAGGTAGAGGAATCGGGAACGATCAGCGAGATCGTGAAGGCCTGCCAGCAGCTCGCCGCCAAGCGGATCGGGGCGATCGTCGTCATCGAACGCGACGTCGGCCTCAAGAACTACGTCGAGACCGGCACGCGCCTCGACGCGCGCGTCTCCGCCGAGATACTCGGCACGATCTTCACGCCGCCGGGCCCCCTCCACGACGGGGCCGTGATCATCGAGAAGAGCAGGATCGTCGCCGCCGGCTGCATCCTGCCCCTCTCGCAGAATCCGCGGCTCGTCCGGTCGCTCGGCACCAGGCACCGCGCCGGCCTCGGGCTGAGCGAGGAATCCGACGCCGTCGTCATCATCGTCAGCGAGGAAACCGGCCTGATCTCTCTCGCCCACCACGGGAAGCTCACCCGCAAGCTGGATATCAACTCGCTCCGGAACCAGCTCGTCGGCATCATCGGCATCAAGGCCGAGGACGCCGTCGCCACGGACTGA
- the folP gene encoding dihydropteroate synthase: MRYPTRLLSARPVDALARCLREAGVDPAGVRIIGEKARIVVVRVDGVGAPAANILKQQLISIGGDAAVHRDVITGAPERSSVFIVADRRRLGSLSRRLANQPFGLSEIGREIDSILDRLDAPAAGLALPNGPIAGRDLPMVMGVLNVTPDSFSDGGDFEDPDAALSHALRMVEAGADIVDVGGESSRPGAAQPPVEEELRRVLPVIERLAGHIDAPVSIDTRRAVVAREAAARGASIINDISGLTHDPGMMDAVRETGCAVVVMHMRGSPETMQNDPVYEDPVGEILEWLRARTGEIEVGGVPAGKIIVDPGIGFGKRLSDNLAIVREIAAFHGLGYPVLAGFSRKSFIGEITGRDARGRLCGGMAALEGCLRGGVQIVRVHDVPETVDYIRVSRAIRGEEAGR, encoded by the coding sequence ATGAGATATCCGACACGCCTTCTCTCCGCCAGACCGGTCGACGCGCTCGCGCGCTGCCTGCGCGAGGCGGGCGTCGATCCCGCCGGAGTGCGGATCATCGGCGAAAAGGCGCGGATCGTCGTCGTGCGCGTCGACGGCGTGGGCGCGCCGGCGGCCAACATCCTCAAACAGCAGCTCATCTCCATCGGCGGCGACGCCGCCGTCCACCGCGACGTCATCACGGGAGCGCCGGAACGATCGAGCGTCTTCATCGTCGCCGACCGCCGTCGCCTCGGGAGCCTGTCCAGGCGACTGGCGAACCAGCCCTTCGGCCTCTCGGAGATCGGCCGGGAGATCGACTCGATCCTCGATCGGCTCGACGCGCCGGCCGCCGGCCTCGCGCTGCCGAACGGCCCGATCGCGGGCCGCGATCTTCCCATGGTGATGGGCGTCCTGAACGTCACGCCTGACAGTTTCAGCGACGGAGGGGATTTCGAGGATCCCGACGCCGCGCTGTCGCACGCCCTCCGGATGGTCGAGGCGGGGGCGGACATCGTCGACGTCGGCGGGGAATCGAGCCGCCCGGGAGCGGCGCAGCCGCCGGTCGAGGAGGAGCTCCGCCGGGTCTTGCCCGTCATCGAGCGCCTCGCCGGGCACATCGACGCGCCGGTCTCGATCGACACGCGCCGGGCGGTCGTCGCCCGCGAAGCCGCCGCCCGGGGCGCCTCGATCATCAACGACATCAGCGGACTGACGCACGATCCCGGGATGATGGACGCCGTGCGCGAGACCGGATGCGCCGTCGTCGTCATGCACATGCGCGGATCCCCCGAGACGATGCAGAATGATCCTGTCTACGAGGACCCCGTGGGGGAGATCCTCGAGTGGCTGCGCGCGCGAACGGGCGAGATCGAGGTTGGAGGCGTCCCGGCGGGGAAAATAATCGTTGACCCCGGCATCGGTTTCGGAAAAAGATTGTCGGACAACCTCGCGATCGTACGCGAGATAGCGGCGTTTCACGGTCTGGGGTATCCCGTGCTGGCCGGTTTCTCCCGGAAATCCTTCATCGGCGAGATCACGGGACGCGACGCGCGCGGACGCCTGTGCGGCGGGATGGCCGCCCTCGAAGGATGTCTTAGAGGCGGCGTACAGATCGTGCGCGTCCACGATGTGCCCGAAACGGTCGACTACATCCGCGTCAGCCGCGCGATCCGGGGGGAGGAAGCGGGCCGGTGA
- the ftsH gene encoding ATP-dependent zinc metalloprotease FtsH, whose product MVIILFFLAYMLFTSGRNREWPVSYSQFVNEIGNGNIASVKIKGLEVRGRLVSEIVIPDGGEGTSVSSFKVILPAEDKDLPDKIWEKNPDALVEAEFPGSSVWVKALATALPLIALLILWVILMRQMQAGGNRAFSFGKSKAKMMGGNMPRVTFDDVAGADEAKGELEEIIEFLKDPKKFQRLGGRIPKGVLLLGPPGTGKTLLARAVAGEAGAPFFSMSGSDFVEMFVGVGASRVRDLFEKGKKHAPCILFIDELDAVGRHRGAGLGGGHDEREQTLNQLLVEMDGFESNEGVILLAATNRPDVLDPALLRPGRFDRRVVVDMPDMKGRLGIFKVHTRQIPLADDVDLEVLARGTPGMSGADIANMVNEAALLAARRDKNKVFMDEFEEAKDKVFLGPEKKSRVIKEDTRRMTAYHEAGHAVVGSFLDHGDPIHKVSIIPRGRTGGVTFFLPADDDRLLYKSREYLLDVVTRSLGGRVAEELVMGRVGTGAQGDIKVATDIARQMVTRWGMSEKMGPIAFGDHDEQIFLGKELATRKDYSEHTAREIDEEVRRIVFECYEQSRQILTSHMDELHRIAAGLLERETLDADEIRILLNDGTLPPFRRSTTAKERTTEGAAGPDAAARPDGGEPAGPPPGGETAKNATGMASAIEDGDGTDMPSPRDDGPDDTRN is encoded by the coding sequence TTCAAGGTGATCCTCCCCGCCGAGGACAAGGATCTGCCAGACAAGATCTGGGAGAAGAATCCCGATGCGCTCGTCGAGGCCGAGTTCCCGGGCTCCAGCGTCTGGGTGAAGGCCCTCGCCACGGCCCTGCCGCTGATCGCGCTGCTCATCCTGTGGGTGATTCTCATGCGCCAGATGCAGGCGGGCGGCAACCGCGCCTTCTCCTTCGGGAAAAGCAAGGCGAAGATGATGGGGGGCAACATGCCGCGCGTCACCTTCGACGACGTGGCCGGCGCCGACGAGGCCAAGGGCGAGCTCGAGGAGATCATCGAGTTCCTCAAGGATCCCAAGAAATTCCAGCGTCTCGGCGGGCGGATACCGAAGGGCGTGCTTCTGCTCGGCCCGCCCGGCACGGGCAAGACGCTCCTCGCGCGCGCCGTCGCGGGGGAGGCGGGCGCACCCTTTTTCAGCATGAGCGGTTCGGACTTCGTCGAGATGTTCGTCGGTGTCGGCGCGAGCCGCGTGCGGGATCTCTTCGAGAAGGGAAAGAAGCACGCGCCCTGCATCCTCTTCATCGACGAGCTCGACGCCGTCGGCCGGCACCGCGGCGCGGGGCTCGGCGGCGGCCACGACGAGCGTGAACAGACGCTGAACCAGCTCCTCGTCGAGATGGACGGATTCGAATCAAACGAGGGTGTCATCCTTCTCGCCGCGACGAACCGGCCCGACGTTCTCGATCCCGCCCTCCTGCGGCCCGGCCGCTTCGACCGGCGGGTCGTCGTCGACATGCCGGACATGAAGGGTCGTCTCGGCATCTTCAAGGTGCACACCCGCCAGATACCCCTGGCCGACGACGTCGATCTCGAGGTGCTCGCGCGCGGCACGCCGGGCATGTCGGGAGCCGACATCGCCAACATGGTCAACGAGGCTGCGCTCCTCGCCGCGCGCCGGGACAAGAACAAGGTCTTCATGGACGAGTTCGAGGAGGCCAAGGACAAGGTCTTCCTCGGCCCCGAGAAGAAGAGCCGCGTCATCAAGGAGGACACGCGCCGGATGACCGCCTACCACGAGGCGGGGCACGCCGTCGTCGGCTCTTTCCTCGACCACGGCGATCCGATACACAAGGTATCGATCATCCCGCGCGGCCGCACCGGCGGCGTCACCTTCTTCCTCCCCGCCGACGACGACCGGCTACTGTACAAGTCGCGCGAGTACCTGCTCGACGTGGTGACGCGCTCGCTCGGCGGGCGGGTCGCCGAGGAGCTGGTGATGGGGCGCGTCGGAACCGGCGCCCAGGGAGACATCAAGGTGGCCACGGACATCGCCCGCCAGATGGTCACCCGCTGGGGGATGAGCGAGAAGATGGGGCCGATCGCCTTCGGCGACCACGACGAGCAGATCTTCCTCGGCAAGGAACTCGCCACTCGCAAGGACTACAGCGAGCACACCGCCCGGGAGATCGACGAGGAGGTCCGGCGGATCGTCTTCGAGTGCTACGAACAGTCCCGCCAGATCCTCACCAGCCACATGGACGAATTGCACCGTATCGCCGCGGGTCTCCTCGAGCGGGAGACGCTCGACGCCGACGAGATCAGGATACTGCTCAACGACGGCACGCTGCCGCCATTCAGGCGGTCGACGACCGCGAAGGAACGGACCACCGAGGGCGCGGCCGGTCCGGACGCCGCGGCCAGGCCGGACGGCGGCGAGCCCGCCGGACCGCCGCCCGGCGGCGAAACGGCGAAAAACGCGACCGGCATGGCCTCGGCCATCGAGGACGGCGACGGGACGGACATGCCCTCGCCCCGCGACGACGGCCCGGACGATACACGGAACTGA